A region of the Streptomyces sp. NBC_00442 genome:
AGTCCAGCGCCGCCACGTCCATGCGATACCCCGTCGCCGCCATGACGTGGTCCGCCGACAGCTCCCGCTCGGGCCCCGCACCCCCGCTCAGCGTGAGCACCGGCCGTCCCCCCTCCACCCGGGCCCGTACGATCCGCCGCCCGTCGCTCACCGCGACCCGCCCGGTGAACCGCTCGCGCAGCCACCACGCGCCCAGCGGGCCCAGCACGTTGCGGACCAGGTAGTGCCGGGCGGCGGCGGGCAGATGGCGTACGTGGGTCGCGTGGTTGGAGAGGGCGTACAGCGACCACGCCCTGCCGAAGGGCGAGCCGGGGCTGAACCGGGGCTGCCCGTCCGGCGGCACGCCGAAGCCGACGGCGCCCGCCCGCCGCGCCACGACCCGTACGCTCGCCCCCGCCTCGGCCATCAACACCGCGTTCTCCAGGGCGGATTGACCCGCCCCGACCACCAGCACCTCGCGTCCCGCGAAGCCGGACAGGTCGCGGTGCTGGGCGGCGTGCGAGACGGGCCCGGCCGCGGAGGGCCCGTCGGGTATCGCCTCGGCCAGTTCGCGCGGCATCCGGGCGAGGCCCGTGAGCCCGGTGGCCACGACGACCGCGCGCGCCCCGAAGCTCTCCCCCGAGTCCAGCTTCAGGGCGAACCCGCCGCCCGGCGCCCGGTCCACCGAGACGACCCCGACCCGCTCCAGATCGGGAAAGAGCTTCGCGGCGAACCACTGCCCGTACGCGGCGAAGTCCTCCACCGGTATCAGGTCCCACTCCGATTCCAGGCGCCGCGTGCCGGTGTCCGCGCAGAAGTCCAGCAGTCCGTGGCCCCGCTGCGGCGCGTCGATGACCGAGGCGGCCGGTGTCGACTTGAGGAGCATGCCCGCCGGCATGTGCTCGCGCCAGCTCACCATCGGCGAGCCGAAGATACGGACCGGGACGCCCCGGGCGCGCAGGTGGGCGGCGGCGGACAGACCGAACGGCCCCGCCCCGATGACCGCCACCGGAGATGTCGTCGTACGCGCTGCACTCACTCGCAGTCCCCTCTCGGTTCCCGGGCCCGGCCGAATCCGGCCCCGGACGAACGTCAACAGCGGTGCGCCACCCGCTGGTTCGGCCCGGACGTCATCCGGCCGACGCGCGCCGGGAGCTGCGCCAGAGCCGGTACAGGTGCCGCGCCCCGGGCCGCACGAAGCGGGCCAGCATCGTCAGGAAGGGCCAAGGGTCGTCCCGCGCGATCCAGGCGAGCTCGGTGCCGGCCGGACGGCCGGGCGCGTGCGGGGTGGAGTAGCCGCTGCGCCGGTAGGCGAGCAGCGCGGGCAGATCGATGTTCTCGACCACATAGCGGCGCCCGGCGCACTGTTCGCCCTCCGGCACCCGGCGGCCCGTGAGGTGGAGGTGCTGGGCGCGCACGACATCGACGCCCGCCTCGCTCTCGAAGAGGCGGAACTGGGCGCCCATGCGCGGGTTGAAGTCCAGAAGCTTGTACCGGCCGTCGCGGCGGTCGAAGCGCAGATCGAGGTCGACGATGCCGGTGAACCCGATCCGCTTCACGAACTGCTTGGCCAGCGCGGCCAGTTCGGGGTTGTCGACGACGTACGCACTGGCCGTCATCCCGGCGTGCGGCGGCCAGGACCGCACCTTCACGCCGGTGAACAGCGCGAGCGGCGCGCAGTTCTCGTCGAAGTAGGCGTGCACGATCCAGTCCTCGGCGTGCTCGCGCGGCAGGTACTCCTGGAGGATCACGCCAGGCCGCTCGCCCCAGCGACGGGCCAGCGCGAGCAGGTGCGGCCGGTTCTCGATCCGGGTGGTCCCCGCCACCGCGGGGTTGCGGCGCCGCACGAACGCCTCGCGGTTCTTGGCCACCACCGGGAAGAGCGCGTGCTCGGCGAAGTCCTCGACGTCGGCGTACGTCTCGGGGAAGGCGGCAGCCGGGGACGGCACACCGTGCTCCACGCACAGTTCGTGCAGCCCCTGCTTGCTGGCGAGGCGCCGGGGCAACTCCGGTGCCACGGGCGGGAAGAGGAAGAGGTCCGCGAGCTCCTTCTGGTGCTCGGCGATCAGCACCGCCGCCTCTTCGTCGGTGGGGATCAGAACGGCGGGCCGCCCGATCCGTCTGCCGACGGCGAGCAGCCCGTCGACCAGCGCGGCCGGCTCCTCGGCGCCGGTCGTCGGCCAGGCGAAGGCCCGCGTGAGATAGCGGGAGTGCGCCGCGGGTGTCCTGCGGTCCTCGGTGATCGCGTACATCGGCACACCCAGTCTGCCGAGACTGCGGATGGCGCCGACCCCTCCGTGGTGCAACGGATAGTTCCCGAACTTCACGATCAGTCCGGGCACGTCCCGGTCCGCCCTGAACAGCACGCCACTGCCCGCCACCAGCCCCCCTCGGGACAGAAAGCCCCACAGCCCGACAGGGCGCGCGGCCCCCTCGCCGGTCCCGCCCCGGACACAGACGCTAGGCGGAAACGACCTCCATCGGAGACGGCGTTTCCGGACATTGCGAACTCTTTAGGCACTGCCGCGCCGCGCACCGTCCACGTAACGTGTAGCCCACACCCGTGGAAAGCGAGGCAGGCACCGATGTCCGAGCAGAGCCCGCTCGACGTGGCCGAGGGCGACCCCTTCGGCCCGCACAACCTCCCGTACGGCGTCTTCTCCACGCCGGACCGCCCGGCCGACCGCAGGGTCGGCGTCCGCATCGGCGACCACGTCGTGGACGCGGGGGCGGCGGCGCACGCGCTGGGCTCCCCGTACGCGGCGCTCCTCGCCAAGCCGAGCCTCAACCCGCTGCTCGCGGCGGGGCGCACGGCCTGGCGCGATGTGCGCCGGGCGCTCACCGCCTGGGTGACGGTGCCCGCGCACCGCCCGGTGATAGAGCCCCTGCTGCATCCGCTCGCCGAGGTCGAGATGCACCTTCCGTACGAGGTCGCCGACTACGTCGACTTCTACGCGAGCGAACACCACGCCACCAACGTCGGCCGGATCTTCCGTCCCGACGGCGCGGCGCTCACCCCCAACTGGAAGCACCTGCCCATCGGTTACCACGGCAGGTCCGGCACGATCGTGGTCTCGGGCACGGAGGTGCGCCGCCCCCAGGGCCAGCGCAAGGCCCCCGCAGACCCGGCGCCGGTGTTCGGGCCGTCCGTCAAACTGGACATCGAGGCCGAGGTGGGCTTCGTGGTGGGCACGCCGTCCGCGCTGGGCGAACCGGTGGACCTGGCCTCCTTCGACGACCACGTCTTCGGCCTGTTCCTGCTCAACGACTGGTCGGCGCGGGACATCCAGGCCTGGGAGTACGTGCCGCTCGGCCCCTTCCTCGGCAAGTCCTTCGCGACGTCGGTCTCGGCATGGGTCACCCCCCTCGAAGCCCTGACGGCGGCCCGCGTCGCCCCGCCGGCCCGTGACTTCCCGCTCCTGCCCTACCTGGACGACTCCGCCGAGGAGGTACCGGGCGGGTTCGACCTGCGCATCACGGTCTCGATCAACGGCACGGCCGTCGCGGAGCCGCCGTTCTCCTCGATGTACTGGACGGCCGCGCAGCAGCTGGCCCACATGACGGTGAACGGCGCGTCGCTGCGCACGGGGGACGTGTTCGGCTCGGGCACGGTCAGCGGGCCCGAGCGCGGCCAGCGCGGATCGCTCCTCGAACTGACCTGGAACGGCACGGAGCCGCTGGAACTGCCCGAGGGCAAGCGGACGTTCCTGGAGGACGGCGACGAGGTGACCCTCACGGCCTGGGCGGCCGGCCCGCACGGCGTGCCGGTCGGCCTGGGCGAGGTCCGCGGCCGCGTCACCCCGTCGCCGTAACGGTTCCCCTCCCGGGGGCGCGGCTTCCCTGCGGGGCGGGGCGCGGCTTCCCACACCCCCGGTTCGCCGTCGAGTGCGGGCCGGCGGGGCCGTTCGCGCAGTCCCCCGCGCCCCCTAACCCCGCCTTCGGGTGCGGACCGTGCCCGCCTCTCGCGCAGTTCCCCGCGCCCCTGCGGGGCTGACCTTGGCAGGGTGCCCGGTGCAGGCATACCCAGCCCGTCATGGGGTCCCCCCTGGCCCTCAAGGCCTTGGGGGAGTTTGAGGACGAGCGCACTTCAGGCGCGATACGGGGCCCGGGGCGGAGCCCCAGGGCTTAGGGGGTGTCGGACAGGACGGACAGGACGGCTTCGCCGTACTTCGAGCGCTTGGCCTCCCCCACCCCACTGACCGTGGCAAGCTCCTCCAACGACCCAGGCCGAACCGTCGCGATCTCCCGCAACGTCGCATCGTGGAAGATGACGTACGCCGGAACCCCACCCTCCTTCGCCTGCGCCGCCCGCCACACCCGCAGCGCCTCGAACACGGCAAGCGCCTCGGGCGGCAGGTCGGCCGCGGCCGCGCCGGCCCC
Encoded here:
- a CDS encoding FAD-dependent oxidoreductase; this translates as MRVSAARTTTSPVAVIGAGPFGLSAAAHLRARGVPVRIFGSPMVSWREHMPAGMLLKSTPAASVIDAPQRGHGLLDFCADTGTRRLESEWDLIPVEDFAAYGQWFAAKLFPDLERVGVVSVDRAPGGGFALKLDSGESFGARAVVVATGLTGLARMPRELAEAIPDGPSAAGPVSHAAQHRDLSGFAGREVLVVGAGQSALENAVLMAEAGASVRVVARRAGAVGFGVPPDGQPRFSPGSPFGRAWSLYALSNHATHVRHLPAAARHYLVRNVLGPLGAWWLRERFTGRVAVSDGRRIVRARVEGGRPVLTLSGGAGPERELSADHVMAATGYRMDVAALDFLGHGVRARLLTSRGAPVLDAGYQSSVRGLYFTGLPAAASFGPVMRFVCGTTYASPRLAASIATA
- a CDS encoding carboxylate--amine ligase, coding for MAGSGVLFRADRDVPGLIVKFGNYPLHHGGVGAIRSLGRLGVPMYAITEDRRTPAAHSRYLTRAFAWPTTGAEEPAALVDGLLAVGRRIGRPAVLIPTDEEAAVLIAEHQKELADLFLFPPVAPELPRRLASKQGLHELCVEHGVPSPAAAFPETYADVEDFAEHALFPVVAKNREAFVRRRNPAVAGTTRIENRPHLLALARRWGERPGVILQEYLPREHAEDWIVHAYFDENCAPLALFTGVKVRSWPPHAGMTASAYVVDNPELAALAKQFVKRIGFTGIVDLDLRFDRRDGRYKLLDFNPRMGAQFRLFESEAGVDVVRAQHLHLTGRRVPEGEQCAGRRYVVENIDLPALLAYRRSGYSTPHAPGRPAGTELAWIARDDPWPFLTMLARFVRPGARHLYRLWRSSRRASAG
- the fahA gene encoding fumarylacetoacetase: MSEQSPLDVAEGDPFGPHNLPYGVFSTPDRPADRRVGVRIGDHVVDAGAAAHALGSPYAALLAKPSLNPLLAAGRTAWRDVRRALTAWVTVPAHRPVIEPLLHPLAEVEMHLPYEVADYVDFYASEHHATNVGRIFRPDGAALTPNWKHLPIGYHGRSGTIVVSGTEVRRPQGQRKAPADPAPVFGPSVKLDIEAEVGFVVGTPSALGEPVDLASFDDHVFGLFLLNDWSARDIQAWEYVPLGPFLGKSFATSVSAWVTPLEALTAARVAPPARDFPLLPYLDDSAEEVPGGFDLRITVSINGTAVAEPPFSSMYWTAAQQLAHMTVNGASLRTGDVFGSGTVSGPERGQRGSLLELTWNGTEPLELPEGKRTFLEDGDEVTLTAWAAGPHGVPVGLGEVRGRVTPSP